A stretch of Pomacea canaliculata isolate SZHN2017 linkage group LG6, ASM307304v1, whole genome shotgun sequence DNA encodes these proteins:
- the LOC112566857 gene encoding glucose dehydrogenase [FAD, quinone]-like isoform X2, giving the protein MGGGTAGCVLAARLSEDSDVTVLLLEAGPDDRGLASVYTPALVGTMYHSHLDWDYYTVPQLHSHAGYKDKKSFWPRGRMLGGSSNLNTMIYLRGSHHDYDRWAELGNEGWSYSDVLPYFRKSEDNQNMDYVQGGYHGQGGEVKVDSSNTLPLTDLWLKAGTQMGMDIIDPNAVHKEGVFQTQGTFYKGERWGMSRAFIHPALTRPNLHVLVNAHATRVVIEHQRAVGVEFVRNSRRFTVQVSKEVIVSAGSIGSPQLLLLSGIGPRQHLQDLHIPVVADLPVGDNLHDHMVYDFQVGLQEPVSVSSRELQSPWTRLQYQLFRTGHLSSPLSHEVNLLVCTDQDSRRLQWPDVQLMLLGRNFDTNKLRVYGYSQESLQEAARRDTFQHAITCLATLLRPVSRGTLRLATSDPFTYPLIDPQYLQYPEDVDVLVRGIRECQRLMRTPAMQGVGAKPSDSPSRFCSHHGYDSDEYWRCMVRRNAQTVYHPVGTCSMGPPGHPKAVVDPQLRVQGVKGLRVADASVMPVIVSSNTNAAVIMIGEHAADLIRSHRRQTTVTSPTDD; this is encoded by the exons A TGGGCGGGGGCACGGCAGGCTGCGTGCTGGCCGCGAGGTTGTCCgaggacagtgacgtcacggtaCTGCTGCTGGAGGCGGGGCCAGACGACAGGGGGCTGGCCAGCGTGTACACCCCCGCGCTGGTGGGCACGATGTACCACTCACACCTGGACTGGGACTACTACACGGTGCCTCAGCTGCACTCCCACGCCGGCTATAAAGATAAG AAAAGCTTCTGGCCCCGGGGGCGCATGCTGGGAGGAAGTTCCAACCTCAACACCATGATCTACCTGCGCGGCAGTCACCATGACTACGATCGATGGGCGGAGCTGGGTAACGAAGGGTGGAGCTACTCAGACGTCCTGCCGTACTTCCGGAAGTCGGAGGACAACCAGAACATGGACTACGTACAAGGCG GTTACCACGGACAGGGAGGAGAGGTCAAAGTGGACTCGAGCAACACGCTGCCCCTGACTGACCTTTGGTTGAAAGCCGGCACACAGATGGGCATGGACATCATTGACCCCAACGCTGTCCATAAAGAAG GTGTGTTTCAAACTCAGGGTACATTTTACAAGGGCGAGCGTTGGGGTATGTCACGTGCTTTCATCCATCCCGCTCTGACGCGCCCCAACCTCCATGTCCTCGTCAACGCTCATGCTACGAGG GTGGTTATCGAGCACCAGCGAGCTGTTGGGGTGGAGTTCGTCCGAAATAGCCGACGGTTCACCGTGCAAGTGTCAAAGGAGGTAATCGTGTCAGCAGGAAGCATCGGGTCTccacagctgctgctgctgtcgggaATCGGACCTCGTCAGCATCTCCAAGACTTGCAC ATCCCGGTGGTGGCGGACTTGCCTGTGGGCGACAATCTTCACGACCACATGGTCTACGATTTCCAGGTGGGCTTGCAGGAGCCGGTGTCAGTCTCCTCAAGGGAACTACAGTCTCCTTGGACGCGTCTGCAATACCAACTTTTCAGAACAG GTCACCTGTCGTCACCTCTGTCACACGAGGTGAACCTGTTGGTCTGTACAGACCAGGACAGTCGCCGCCTGCAGTGGCCTGATGTGCAGTTGATGCTGCTGGGCCGCAACTTCGACACTAACAAGCTTCGTGTATACGGCTACTCGCAAGAG TCACTGCAGGAGGCAGCTCGGCGTGACACCTTCCAGCACGCCATCACCTGTCTGGCCACCCTGTTACGACCGGTCAGTCGCGGCACTCTCAGACTGGCCACGTCTGATCCCTTCACCTACCCACTCATCGACCCGCAGTACCTGCAGTACCCGGAAGACGTGGACGTTCTTGTTCGAG GTATCCGGGAGTGTCAGCGCTTGATGCGGACCCCCGCCATGCAGGGTGTAGGAGCCAAGCCGTCCGACAGTCCTTCTCGTTTCTGCAGTCACCATGGATACGACTCTGACGAGTACTGGCGCTGCATGGTCAGACGAAACGCGCAGACCGTCTACCACCCGGTGGGCACCTGCAGCATGGGGCCACCCGGCCATCCCAAGGCCGTCGTGGATCCGCAGCTAAG GGTACAAGGCGTAAAGGGTCTTCGGGTGGCCGACGCCTCAGTGATGCCGGTCATCGTGTCTAGCAACACCAACGCTGCGGTCATCATGATCGGCGAGCACGCGGCCGACCTCATCCGCTCCCACAGGCGACAGACGACCGTCACCTCGCCCACTGACGACTGA
- the LOC112566857 gene encoding alcohol dehydrogenase [acceptor]-like isoform X1 produces the protein MQWLLAATLALVAAILAWSVTNIASRSDEMTPLTTRVNTTYDYVVVGGGTAGCVLAARLSEDSDVTVLLLEAGPDDRGLASVYTPALVGTMYHSHLDWDYYTVPQLHSHAGYKDKKSFWPRGRMLGGSSNLNTMIYLRGSHHDYDRWAELGNEGWSYSDVLPYFRKSEDNQNMDYVQGGYHGQGGEVKVDSSNTLPLTDLWLKAGTQMGMDIIDPNAVHKEGVFQTQGTFYKGERWGMSRAFIHPALTRPNLHVLVNAHATRVVIEHQRAVGVEFVRNSRRFTVQVSKEVIVSAGSIGSPQLLLLSGIGPRQHLQDLHIPVVADLPVGDNLHDHMVYDFQVGLQEPVSVSSRELQSPWTRLQYQLFRTGHLSSPLSHEVNLLVCTDQDSRRLQWPDVQLMLLGRNFDTNKLRVYGYSQESLQEAARRDTFQHAITCLATLLRPVSRGTLRLATSDPFTYPLIDPQYLQYPEDVDVLVRGIRECQRLMRTPAMQGVGAKPSDSPSRFCSHHGYDSDEYWRCMVRRNAQTVYHPVGTCSMGPPGHPKAVVDPQLRVQGVKGLRVADASVMPVIVSSNTNAAVIMIGEHAADLIRSHRRQTTVTSPTDD, from the exons ATGCAGTGGCTTCTGGCTGCTACACTGGCTCTGGTAGCGGCCATACTTGCATGGTCAGTGACCAACATTGCTTCCAGATCGGATGAAATGACTCCTCTGACCACGAGAGTGAACACCACTTACGACTACGTCGTAG TGGGCGGGGGCACGGCAGGCTGCGTGCTGGCCGCGAGGTTGTCCgaggacagtgacgtcacggtaCTGCTGCTGGAGGCGGGGCCAGACGACAGGGGGCTGGCCAGCGTGTACACCCCCGCGCTGGTGGGCACGATGTACCACTCACACCTGGACTGGGACTACTACACGGTGCCTCAGCTGCACTCCCACGCCGGCTATAAAGATAAG AAAAGCTTCTGGCCCCGGGGGCGCATGCTGGGAGGAAGTTCCAACCTCAACACCATGATCTACCTGCGCGGCAGTCACCATGACTACGATCGATGGGCGGAGCTGGGTAACGAAGGGTGGAGCTACTCAGACGTCCTGCCGTACTTCCGGAAGTCGGAGGACAACCAGAACATGGACTACGTACAAGGCG GTTACCACGGACAGGGAGGAGAGGTCAAAGTGGACTCGAGCAACACGCTGCCCCTGACTGACCTTTGGTTGAAAGCCGGCACACAGATGGGCATGGACATCATTGACCCCAACGCTGTCCATAAAGAAG GTGTGTTTCAAACTCAGGGTACATTTTACAAGGGCGAGCGTTGGGGTATGTCACGTGCTTTCATCCATCCCGCTCTGACGCGCCCCAACCTCCATGTCCTCGTCAACGCTCATGCTACGAGG GTGGTTATCGAGCACCAGCGAGCTGTTGGGGTGGAGTTCGTCCGAAATAGCCGACGGTTCACCGTGCAAGTGTCAAAGGAGGTAATCGTGTCAGCAGGAAGCATCGGGTCTccacagctgctgctgctgtcgggaATCGGACCTCGTCAGCATCTCCAAGACTTGCAC ATCCCGGTGGTGGCGGACTTGCCTGTGGGCGACAATCTTCACGACCACATGGTCTACGATTTCCAGGTGGGCTTGCAGGAGCCGGTGTCAGTCTCCTCAAGGGAACTACAGTCTCCTTGGACGCGTCTGCAATACCAACTTTTCAGAACAG GTCACCTGTCGTCACCTCTGTCACACGAGGTGAACCTGTTGGTCTGTACAGACCAGGACAGTCGCCGCCTGCAGTGGCCTGATGTGCAGTTGATGCTGCTGGGCCGCAACTTCGACACTAACAAGCTTCGTGTATACGGCTACTCGCAAGAG TCACTGCAGGAGGCAGCTCGGCGTGACACCTTCCAGCACGCCATCACCTGTCTGGCCACCCTGTTACGACCGGTCAGTCGCGGCACTCTCAGACTGGCCACGTCTGATCCCTTCACCTACCCACTCATCGACCCGCAGTACCTGCAGTACCCGGAAGACGTGGACGTTCTTGTTCGAG GTATCCGGGAGTGTCAGCGCTTGATGCGGACCCCCGCCATGCAGGGTGTAGGAGCCAAGCCGTCCGACAGTCCTTCTCGTTTCTGCAGTCACCATGGATACGACTCTGACGAGTACTGGCGCTGCATGGTCAGACGAAACGCGCAGACCGTCTACCACCCGGTGGGCACCTGCAGCATGGGGCCACCCGGCCATCCCAAGGCCGTCGTGGATCCGCAGCTAAG GGTACAAGGCGTAAAGGGTCTTCGGGTGGCCGACGCCTCAGTGATGCCGGTCATCGTGTCTAGCAACACCAACGCTGCGGTCATCATGATCGGCGAGCACGCGGCCGACCTCATCCGCTCCCACAGGCGACAGACGACCGTCACCTCGCCCACTGACGACTGA